A stretch of DNA from Desulfovibrio sp. Huiquan2017:
CAATTCCCTGAAAGCGGCCGCCCCGGTCGCGTCCCCCTGACCCGAGAGGTCATCCTCCCCCCTTACGTCATTCCCTATCGTATCAAAGGTGATGCCGTCGAAATCCTGAACATCTTCCATTCCGCGCAGAAAAGGTAGCTGATTGGGTTCACCCTCTCCCGGCCCTTTGCCGGAGCTATCAGCCTCCGCATTTTGGGGGGCAGCAGTGCATGTAGTTGGGGTATCTCTCGGTGTTTCCCCCTCCTCTTGTAATGACCCCCCGGCGTCTTATTTTTTACCTCAGATTTTATCTTAGTTATTTCTGAGATTGAAATAAATCCTGAAATTTTTCCTGCATCAGCCTCTTTTAAAAAAAACTTCGTTTAGGGCTCCAGACGTCGATTTTACCGCCAATGAACGGTTCTTTGGCGGTTTTGACGCTTGGTGTACGT
This window harbors:
- a CDS encoding type II toxin-antitoxin system RelE/ParE family toxin, translated to MTPTKTRWTPIAFQDLERVRAYLAENAGTEIMLSEAQRIWDGCQRLKQFPESGRPGRVPLTREVILPPYVIPYRIKGDAVEILNIFHSAQKR